GCCGTCGATCCCGGCAGCGGGACATCGACCATTGCATGCGAACTGGCAGTGCTGTCATCGATTTCAGGGGCGCACACACTGCTCATTGATGCGGCAGCGCAGAATTCCTCGCTCAGCAAATCGATCGCGCCTGATAGTTCCACGGGTCTCGTCGATGTGCTCGACAATGGCGAACTGATCCGGACGGCGGCGTTGCCCCTCACCCCGACCCTGAAATTCCTTCCGCTCGGCAAGGTGGAAGCCGTGACGCCGGCCGTTCGGCTAAGCTCCCGCCGCACGCAGTTGAGCTTCGCCGACCTGAAAAGGGAATTCGACGCCATATTCGTCGATATTTCCGCCTTCTCGACTTCCCCCGACGCCAATGCGATCGCGCCGGAGCTGGATGGCGTCCTCGTCGTCACCTCGCATGGGCGCACCTCGATCGACGATACCGTGCGCGTCATCGAGACCATGCGCAATGTCGGCGGCGAGATCCTCGGCGCGGTCATCAACCATGCACCGAAGAGAATAGAGTCATGATCTCACCTTCGGCCGGAACAGCAAGACAGGGCCGTCCATTGCGAATTGCCTTAGGGATCGCCTCGGCGGGCCGCCCTTCGATATTGCGGGAGACGATCGATTATCTCACCGGCCTGCCGGATCAGGCGGAACGGCTCATCGTCTGCGTGCCCGTCGTCGAGGACGCGGCCGGGCTTGCCGACCGCCGCGATGTGGACGTCATCGTCGGCAGCCGCGGCCTGACCGCCCAGCGCAACAGGATCATCCAGGCCGCTGCGGCTGATACGGACGTTCTGATCTTCCTCGATGACGACTTCATTCCCGCCGCGACTTTCCTGTCGCGCATGGCGGCCGTCTTTGCAGCAAAGCCGGACGTGGCAATCGCCACCGGCGAGGTGCTGGCCGACGGCGTCCTCGACGGGGGCCTCAGCATGGCGAAGGCCTTGGAGGTTCTCCATACGGCAGGCGAAGGCGCCGAGCATGTGGCGGATGTCTACAACGCCTATGGATGCAACATGGCGGTTCGCCTTGCGCCCGTTGTCGAGCACGCCCTGGCCTTCGACGAACAGTTGCCGCTTTACGGCTGGCTCGAAGATGTCGATTTCAGCAGATCAATCGCCCGCCACGGCCGGTCCGTCTATGTCGAAGGCGCCCGCGGCGTGCATCTCGGGGTCAGATCCGGACGCCAGCCCGGCCGAAGGCTTGGCTATTCGCAGGTCGCCAATCCTGTCTACCTGATCCGCAAGGGTACGATGTCGAAAGGCCGCGCAATCGCGCAGATTGGCCGCAACATCCTGGCCAATATGTCGGGCGCCCTGTTGAAGGACCGGCTGATCGACCGGTGGGGACGTTTGAACGGCAATCTGCTGGCGCTATCCGATCTTCTTGTCGGTCGCGCCTCTCCGTCCCGCATTCTCGAATTCGGCACTCAGTCGCCGCGCGAAATGCCTTCACCGTCGATCGCAACGAAGCGGAGATAGACCAATGCAGCCTACATCCTTGTTCGATCGCCTCGTTTCCGCGGCACTCGCCTTGCTGGCATTCACCTGCCTGACCGGCTGGAGCGTCGCCCACGCGCAAACATTCACTCTCGTGCCGGAAGACAAGGTCAGACTGCGGGTCGTCGAATGGCGGTCGTCGGATTCCCGCTATGCCAGCTGGGAGGCCCTCGATGGCGTCTATACCATCGACGATGCCGGCAACCTGTCGATCCCGATCGCTGGCCACCTGCAGGCGAATGGAAAGACGACCGAGCAGCTTGCCGATGCCGTTGCCAGCGCGCTGGCGGAAAAATC
This Rhizobium acidisoli DNA region includes the following protein-coding sequences:
- a CDS encoding glycosyltransferase family 2 protein; translation: MISPSAGTARQGRPLRIALGIASAGRPSILRETIDYLTGLPDQAERLIVCVPVVEDAAGLADRRDVDVIVGSRGLTAQRNRIIQAAAADTDVLIFLDDDFIPAATFLSRMAAVFAAKPDVAIATGEVLADGVLDGGLSMAKALEVLHTAGEGAEHVADVYNAYGCNMAVRLAPVVEHALAFDEQLPLYGWLEDVDFSRSIARHGRSVYVEGARGVHLGVRSGRQPGRRLGYSQVANPVYLIRKGTMSKGRAIAQIGRNILANMSGALLKDRLIDRWGRLNGNLLALSDLLVGRASPSRILEFGTQSPREMPSPSIATKRR